In Eriocheir sinensis breed Jianghai 21 chromosome 29, ASM2467909v1, whole genome shotgun sequence, a single genomic region encodes these proteins:
- the LOC127005279 gene encoding uncharacterized protein LOC127005279, whose amino-acid sequence MASEAPTPPPIRSLPPSPRSYLHSPSPTAPSLYPTPSPHRRTPPASPSPTPYCLTPTFEETWEEEMKRKKKVCGVCGDVARSLHFGGRACDSCKAFFRRAVTGGNFLAFACIRRTDGGTEGGGGGGGGGRCVITLQNRRDCQACRFAGCLRAGMEVSLASRDEDPGLAHAPALGLFRRLSRHAHTHARTLHGAPYLAGCWRLPCGAAAAPAPRLREDSRRSPTGGEAHQLPSAVRIAAAPPHTAACAPPPFLLESCSPPLAQDPAAPRHTSSSSTLQLHAALGLSHELVGADAPRAPSPTPSFDPAPRHRRLPGHTAPPPSSTLSPMLGHHAPFTRPPAVLAPQDLAPPPTRVPRWPGAAPTWTPPERTNTRRPDALLGGRGGGPRPAPPPGAALPRDSLTPEDRAELRQLEVSYTDKEDTLPTLQDERMPRLEEVGRLYTAFIERRAKFLQRTPRYGTVAAADRARLLHVAVAMSTYYMGALHIDISDFTYRWTQRDGGGSGGGPSQSIGDSASMMSVSAARQLLTHQQFVHVMKFYTTYREVLDDQTVSILMQVMSLFYPEAGLEAPSPVEEARHHYLGLLSRYLATTHGPREGARRLATLLTSQKEARQLVDVLRTVDLTPREPRLVLGTSRAMLTDRIQLVCAAARRGRRTRDAGITTPVRPAQGPVTPPSHTQGVHSPPAPVPHTHSPLTPPAQPPGAAVGLEEVGRLLSRLASCEDPATLAEARRILPVPLLRRFLHLLHDAAPPRRASHTTPPPQCTPPSPSPSPPSPHLHRGVTHSAGEPPPPPPPAPHHLHALPAAAHPPELAAE is encoded by the exons ATGGCGTCCGAAG CCCCTACCCCCCCACCTATTCGTtccctgcccccctcaccacgcTCCTACCTCCACTCCCCGTCCCCCACTGCCCCCTCCCTctaccccaccccctccccccaccgtcgcaccccccctgcctccccttcccccaccccctactGCCTCACCCCCACCTTCGAGGAAACttgggaagaggaaatgaaaaggaagaaaaag GTGTGTGGCGTATGTGGTGACGTGGCCCGGTCTCTACACTTCGGGGGCCGCGCGTGTGACTCCTGCAAAGCCTTCTTCAGGAGAGCCGTGACGGGGGGCAACTTCCTGGCCTTTGCGTGCATTAGAAGAACCGACGGaggcacagaaggaggaggaggaggaggaggaggagggcgatgtGTTATTACCTTACAGAACAGAAGGGATTGCCAGGCTtgtag GTTCGCGGGGTGTCTCCGCGCCGGCATGGAGGTGTCCCTGGCCAGCCGCGACGAGGACCCAGGCCTGGCCCACGCCCCAGCGCTGGGCCTCTTCCGCCGCCTATCccgccacgcccacacccacgccaggACTCTGCACGGCGCCCCCTACCTCGCAGGCTGCTGGCGGCTGCCCTGCGGCGCCGCGGCGGCCCCCGCCCCGCGCCTCAGAGAGGACAGCAGGCGCTCCCCCACGGGCGGCGAGGCGCACCAGCTACCTTCCGCAGTCCGCatcgccgccgccccgccccacacCGCGGCCTGCGCCCCGCCGCCCTTCCTGCTGGAGTCCTGCAGCCCCCCGCTGGCCCAGGATCCCGCGGCCCCCCGGCACACGAGCTCCTCCAGCACCCTTCAGCTCCACGCCGCCCTCGGGCTGAGCCACGAGTTGGTTGGTGCTGACGCCCCCCGCGCACCCTCTCCCACGCCCAGCTTCGACCCCGCCCCCAGACACAGGCGGCTGCCGGGACACACGGCGCCGCCCCCCTCCTCTACACTCAGCCCCATGCTGGGGCACCACGCCCCCTTCACGCGGCCCCCCGCCGTGCTGGCCCCGCAGGATTTGGCGCCGCCACCCACAAGGGTGCCCCGGTGGCCGGGCGCTGCCCCCACCTGGACGCCCCCCGAGCGCACCAATACCCGGCGGCCTGATGCCCTACTGGGAGGCAGGGGCGGCggtcctcgccccgccccgccaccggGCGCCGCCCTGCCCCGGGACTCCCTCACCCCCGAGGACCGGGCGGAGCTCCGGCAGCTGGAGGTGTCGTACACGGACAAAGAGGACACATTGCCCACACTGCAGGACGAGCGCATGCCCCGcctggaggaggtggggaggctgTACACGGCCTTCATCGAGCGGCGCGCCAAATTTCTCCAGAGGACGCCGCGCTACGGCACCGTGGCGGCGGCGGACCGGGCGAGGCTGCTGCACGTGGCGGTGGCCATGAGCACCTACTACATGGGCGCCCTACACATCGACATCTCGGACTTCACCTATCGCTGGACGCAACGtgacggcggcggcagcggcggcgggccGTCCCAGAGCATCGGAGACAGCGCCTCCATGATGTCTGTGAGCGCCGCGCGGCAGTTGCTGACGCACCAGCAGTTCGTGCACGTGATGAAGTTCTACACGACGTACCGCGAAGTGCTGGACGACCAGACGGTGAGCATCCTGATGCAGGTCATGTCGCTGTTCTACCCTGAGGCCGGGCTGGAGGCGCCGAGCCCCGTGGAGGAGGCGCGCCACCACTACCTGGGGCTGCTGTCCCGCTACCTGGCCACCACCCACGGGCCGCGGGAGGGTGCGCGGCGCCTGGCCACGCTGCTCACCAGCCAGAAGGAGGCGCGCCAGCTGGTGGACGTGCTGCGGACCGTGGACCTGACGCCCCGCGAGCCGCGCCTGGTCCTGGGCACCTCCCGCGCCATGCTGACTGACCGCATCCAGCTGGTGTGcgcggcggcgcggcgcggccgGCGGACGCGCGACGCTGGCATTACCACCCCCGTCAGGCCCGCCCAAGGCCCCGTCAcgccaccctcacacacacaaggggTGCACAGTCCACCCGCGCccgtcccccacacacacagcccccttaCGCCCCCGGCACAGCCGCCCGGGGCAGCCGTCGGCCTGGAGGAGGTGGGGCGGCTGTTGTCCCGCCTGGCCAGCTGCGAGGACCCCGCCACCCTGGCCGAGGCGCGCCGCATCCTGCCGGTGCCGTTGCTGCGCCGCTTCCTGCACCTCCTGCATGACGCGGCGCCCCCTCGCCGCGCCTCCCACACCACGCCGCCGCCACAGTGCACGCCGCCCTCACCTTCGCCCTCGCCGCCCTCCCCGCACCTGCACAGGGGCGTCACCCACTCCGCCGGGGagcccccgccgcccccgccacctGCGCCACATCACCTGCACGCCCTGCCCGCCGCCGCCCACCCCCCGGAGCTAGCGGCTGAGTGA